GCCTGATTACCGCACTCGCCATTCACCTCGTCATCTCACCGTCCTGACGCGACTCGACCGCTGAGAACACCACTCAGCGAATTCCCGAGGCCGCTGGCCAGCAAGACTGACCAGCGGCCTCCGTCGTCTTCATGGCACAGCCTTCAGAAACAGGCACGAGCGTCCACTCCACCGCCTGCCGCGCCCATCAGCATGCGGCCGGGGCCCGGAGGCGGGGTGACCTGCGCAGAAGGAGCCGCCACCTTCCGGGTGTGAGCCGGACCTGTCACCGTCCCCGCCGGGTCCGGCGGGAGAATCCCGAGGCCACGATGACCACCACCCCCGTTCCGCGCGCCCCGCACCCGACCAGATCAGGAGCGCCCCGGCCCCCAAGCCGACGAAGCGAACCATCTCCGCATCTGCGTGGAGCATCGCGACCCGGTGCACTAGGCGAAGCACGAGACGGGGAGATGCCCCGTGCGGCCTGACCTGCGACCGGGAACGCTCACCGGGTTGAGTGGTCCGGCCGCAGTGGGCAGAACCTGCCGCCTGCCCCCCTGCGCTTCCCGCGCCCGCGGGCCGGAACGTGACGGAGCCCGAGAGCATGTCCAGCTCCCGGGCTCCAGCTTGCCACCCATTTGCGCACACCGGCGGCGTTTAAGAACCGCAGGTCATGTTGAGATCGACGTGTTCTGCCTTTGAACTACAGCGCCACGAGAGAGGCGCCGGGGGGACTTGAACCCCCATCCGTCGATTTTCGCCCGCGCTCGGTCGATCCGGTGTTCGGCGGCGAATACTGAGACTGGAGCGAGAATCTGAGTTTCACGGGGCCGCCTCTGCCAGGCTTGGGCCACCCCCGCACGTGGTGCGGGGAGAGGGATTCGAACCCCCAACTGACACCCCTCATCAGCTTCAACATCAGTTTCAGCTTGCGCTCATCGCGCACCCTCCGCTCGCGACGGAGGGCGTATGTGGGGGCTACCGGAAGAGGTAGCCGAATACCGCGTCGCCGACCCGCTGGTCGGTGACCTCGGTGTTGTTCGCTTCCTCGCGGGCGAACTTGACGGACTGCTGGAGCTTCTCGACGCGGTCGAGGAGCTCGTTGACCCGCCGGGCGGGCAGCGCGCCGGAGAACTTCACCGTGGTCCAGTAACCGACCGGGACGTCCTCGTAGTACACCTCGACCTGCGCCGGGTGCTTCTCCGTGGCCTCGGCCTTCACGTGATTGCGCGGAACCTTCTTCGTGCGGATGGTCCGCACCGGGTCCGTCTTCCACGAGTCGGTCGAGGGATCCAGGTTCCACGACTCGGAGGCGTCGAGCACCGGCAGCTTGCGCACGAAGGTGTGCAGGTCCGTGAGTTGCTTCTCCAGGAACAACAGGTACGGCACGGGCACCTGGGTCAACAGCACCGTACCGTCGACCACCACGTCCGCGACCGCGGACCGGTTCGCCCAGTCCTTCGTCGCAGTCACGTCGAAGAGCCGCGTCAGTGTCCCGGCGGTCGCCCGCAGAGCGTCCTCGGCCTTGATCTGCACCCGCGTGGACTCGGGCGGCAGCTGCTCACCCTCCTCGTCCTTGGGCTGGTAGGTCCGGGAGATGCCGGCCAGCAGGGCGGGCTTCTGCACGTCCTGGTGAGCCTGGGTAAGCTCCTGGAGGGCCTTGGACTTGACGCCCTTTTCGACAGCGATGATCTGATTCAGCTTCGGCACACGGCGAACCTAACAACCCTGCGTCGCACGCACATCCGATTAAACGCGAACGGTCGCCGACCCGCAGGCGGCCGCCCCTCCGGCGACCCGTGCGGCGCATCGCAAGACGGAGGGTCACGGCTCCTGCCGGACGTACCTCGGTGGTCCCCCAACACGTCGAGGCGCGCCGTGCCCGCTGTCGCGACACGGTGAACTTTTCCGGACACAGCAACAGGTTCTTTCCCGATCTTGTGCCCGCAGGACAGGCACCCCCTTCCAGCGGGGAGCGCCCGCGGCCACCGACCATCCCGATCGGCACACCAGGTCCATCCCCGCACGCGCGGGGAGCACTCGGAGATGACCACCAGGTCCTCCGTGTCTCCGGGGGACCCATTCCCGCAGGGCCTTGGTCATCGAGGCAGTCCTCGGTGCGATCTATCGCTATCGTGCTTCGGTGACTGGCTCGGTGCAGCGTCCGCTGCTGTTTCTCGATGTCGATGGACCACTCATCCCGTTCGGGGCGGTGTCCCAGGTGTATCAGACCTCTGCGACGGGTGCCGAACCACTTGGCGCCGACGCGAATCCGCTTCTGACCAGGATCAATCCCGCACACGGACCCCGGCTGACGGAGCTCTCGTGCGAGATGGTCTGGGCGACGACATGGATGGCTGACGCGAACGAGTGCATCGCGCCCCGCATCGGTCTGCCGCAGCTGGCAGTGGTGGTCTGGCCGGAGCCGTCCGACATCGACGACCAGGATGAGCGGATCGGACTGCACTGGAAGACCCGCGCACTTGTCGAATGGGCGGCGGGACGCCCGTTCATCTGGGTCGACGACGAGGTCACCGACATCGATCGGGCCTGGGTCGCCGCCCATCATCAGGGGCAAGCCTTGCTCCATCGTGTCGATCCCCGTCATGGCCTGACGGACAGCGACTATGCCGCTCTCGACTTGTGGCTGCGACAGCCCGTCTGACTCCCCATTGCCCGGAGGAGGCCTCGCGGACTGGATGGCGACGAAGTTGCGGTGGGCAGTTGCCCGTGCCGCGCCCGGTGGGGGAGTTCTCCCCCTGGAGGATGGAGCCCGGCGTACAAGCCGGCTCCGCGGCGGCGCGGACCGCCCCCGCTCTGACCTCCATTTCCTTTCCCTCCTCACGAGCCCCCTTGCCGGCGATGGTCGTGAAGCACGTCTATCCGGCGCCGCGGTCGGTGCCGTCTGCGTTCGGGCCGGGGGTGTCCTGTCCCAGGCCGCGGCGGATCGCGATCTCCACGGGTGAGTACGCGCCGTCGGCCCGCTCCAGTTCGTACGGTGCGGCCGGCAGCAGCGGCGGCTGCGCCATAAAGCGTGGGCGCACCCCGTGGTGCGGTTGCGCCGCGTGCACCAGGAACGGATGGCACAGGAAGACGTCGCCCGGGGACCCGGTCGCAAGGGCGAGCGGCCGGTGGTCGGACGCCGCCACCAGATCGGGGGCGAGAGTCAGCCCGCTCGCCCCGTCCTCCCCGTACTTCTCCAGCACCTTCGGCACGTCGAGGTGTGAACCGACCCGGATCCGGGTCGGCGCGTCCTCCTCACCCACCTCGCTGAACAGGAACAGCATCAGCAGCGCCCGGCCCTGGGAGCGCAGATTCGTGAAGTACCAGCTCTCACCCTCCGGCAGATAGCTCCCCTCGATGTGCCAGCCCGCGTCTTCCGGCTCCTCCTCGTGCGGGAAGCGCAGCGGGAACGTGCCCAGCGAGTAGCGCGGCTCCCAGCGCCCCGCGCCGACGAGCAGGTCGTACGCGCGCTGCAGCGACGGGGAGTTGGGTGCGGCAGCGAACGGCCCCTGCGCCATGCCGCCCACCCAGTGGACGGGCTGTGTCCACGTCGACGGGTCATCCGGGGCGCGGCCCGTCTCCCGCCACAGCAGCCGCGCGCAGTCCGCGGCCACGCGCGGCGCGACGGCGCCCTCCAGCTTCACGAAGCCGTCGCGGAGAAAGCGGGAAATCAAGGTCGTGTCATCCATGTCCCCATCGTGCGGTGACGCCGACCCCGGTCACCCGACATTCTCCGCACCGCTTTTGTCGGGTGATCACCGGAGCGCCTGCTCATCGGTCAGAAACTCCACCGGCACGAGGCGGACCGCAGCCTGCTCCGGCACCCGCCCGGCGATCTCTCCGCGTACCCAGGCGGAGCCCCCGGCCGGTGTGCCATCCGACCATGATCGTTCTCAGCGCCAGCGCTGTACCGATGTTCCCCGAGGCCGGGTAGGGGCCCGACCTTTGTGCACCGGTCTCCGCTGTTGCTCGGGTGGTACCGGTGTTCAGAGGGTGATCAGCCGGACGGCGGTGACGGTGAGCGCGGCCGGGGCGCTGACGAAATACACGACGATCGATTTGGCTTCGGGGAGGGTGATCTCGCGGTAGTCCCGTTCCCGCGCCCGGGGCGCCGTCGACCCGTGACCGTAGGAGTCCTTCGCGATGGTGGAGCGCATCGCGCCGTCGATCTGCGTACGGCGCCGGTGGGGCAGACTGCGCAGCGAGGCTTCGGCCGGCCCGGCGTAGGCGCTGCGGTACGACGCCAGCTACGCGGCCCCGCCGAGCGGGACCAGGTCGCCGTTCTCATCCACGGTGCCCGCACCGGTGCAGTCCCCGGCGCGCAGCCGGGCGGTGTCCGCGTCGGTCTCCTCGACGGCGCCGGGCACGGTCACCAGCGCCCACCAAACGAACCGCGCCGTACGCACCTCGCCCGGAGCACCCGCGGCGTCCAGCTCCTCCATGAGGCCGCGACGTGGACGGCGCTGATCGGCGGGGAGCCGGTGCGGATCCCGGCGACGATCGACGCGGCCCGCCTGCGCGCGGTGTGCGCGGCGATCGACGGCCGCCGTGCGTACAAGGGGCTGCAACTGCCGGACGCGACAGGGGAGGACATCCTCGCGGCGCTCACGCAGCTTGCCGAGGCGAGGGCCGAACTGGAGGCGCTGGAGAGGGATCTCACCCGTGCCGCCCGCACCCGCAGAATCTCCTGGGAACGGGTCGCCCGCACCCTGGGCCTCGCGTCCCGTACGAGTGCGGAGAGCCGGTTCGTCCGGCTGGAGCGCGGCTGTCGTGAGTCGCCGCGGCGACCGGAACCCGGGTCGGCTGCGGGCAGAGCGGGCAGAGCGGGCG
Above is a window of Streptomyces sp. NBC_01498 DNA encoding:
- a CDS encoding DUF7873 family protein, coding for MPKLNQIIAVEKGVKSKALQELTQAHQDVQKPALLAGISRTYQPKDEEGEQLPPESTRVQIKAEDALRATAGTLTRLFDVTATKDWANRSAVADVVVDGTVLLTQVPVPYLLFLEKQLTDLHTFVRKLPVLDASESWNLDPSTDSWKTDPVRTIRTKKVPRNHVKAEATEKHPAQVEVYYEDVPVGYWTTVKFSGALPARRVNELLDRVEKLQQSVKFAREEANNTEVTDQRVGDAVFGYLFR
- a CDS encoding HAD domain-containing protein is translated as MTGSVQRPLLFLDVDGPLIPFGAVSQVYQTSATGAEPLGADANPLLTRINPAHGPRLTELSCEMVWATTWMADANECIAPRIGLPQLAVVVWPEPSDIDDQDERIGLHWKTRALVEWAAGRPFIWVDDEVTDIDRAWVAAHHQGQALLHRVDPRHGLTDSDYAALDLWLRQPV
- a CDS encoding phytanoyl-CoA dioxygenase family protein → MDDTTLISRFLRDGFVKLEGAVAPRVAADCARLLWRETGRAPDDPSTWTQPVHWVGGMAQGPFAAAPNSPSLQRAYDLLVGAGRWEPRYSLGTFPLRFPHEEEPEDAGWHIEGSYLPEGESWYFTNLRSQGRALLMLFLFSEVGEEDAPTRIRVGSHLDVPKVLEKYGEDGASGLTLAPDLVAASDHRPLALATGSPGDVFLCHPFLVHAAQPHHGVRPRFMAQPPLLPAAPYELERADGAYSPVEIAIRRGLGQDTPGPNADGTDRGAG